In the Drosophila takahashii strain IR98-3 E-12201 chromosome 3R, DtakHiC1v2, whole genome shotgun sequence genome, one interval contains:
- the spn-D gene encoding DNA repair protein RAD51 homolog 3 isoform X1 gives MEKGASVFSKTPNLFNKSCWDISQRAPNKILTGNRALDKHFGGGIALGQIIELIGNSGTGKTQMCLQLCLNVQIPKTAGGLEGSALFIDSRQDFHPDRLLGLALDLAKQYKHKVPEFKALEMLKKIHHVRCPNLVQLMATVLSCHRHIADHPDIKLIVIDSLAFSLRMLEDGAQRYELLLELHESMRRLQRQHELAWVVTNVLTHRCFRSQFRVVPALGEMHSHLINERIWFSGSSELHLGKSWRTSRLIKECD, from the exons ATGGAAAAAGGTGCATCTGTGTTCAGCAAAACTcctaatttgttcaataaatcCTGCTGGGACATCTCACAACGTGCCCCGAATAAAATCCTAACGGGAAATAGAGCCTTGGACAAGCATTTCGGAGGCGGAATTGCCTTGGGTCAAATCATAGAACTCATTGGCAATTCGGGCACTGGGAAAACTCAAATGTG tttaCAACTGTGCCTGAATGTACAAATACCCAAGACTGCTGGTGGATTGGAAGGAAGTGCTTTGTTCATAGATTCTCGGCAGGATTTTCATCCGGACAGATTGCTAG GTTTAGCTCTGGACCTTGCGAAGCAATATAAGCACAAAGTACCAGAATTCAAGGCCCTCGAAATGTTGAAAAAAATCCACCATGTGAGGTGCCCCAATTTAGTTCAGTTGATGGCCACGGTTCTCAGTTGTCACAGACATATCGCCGATCACCCAGAT ATTAAACTGATTGTGATCGACTCCCTGGCATTTTCCCTGCGAATGCTTGAGGATGGCGCCCAGCGGTACGAACTGCTCCTGGAACTGCACGAAAGCATGAGGAGGCTGCAACGTCAACACGAATTGGCC TGGGTCGTCACCAATGTGCTCACGCATCGCTGCTTCAGGAGTCAGTTCCGTGTGGTGCCCGCCCTGGGGGAGATGCATTCGCACCTGATCAACGAGCGCATCTGGTTTTCGGGCAGCTCTGAGCTTCACCTGGGAAAGTCGTGGAGAACCAGTAGATTAATTAAGGAATGCGATTGA
- the spn-D gene encoding DNA repair protein RAD51 homolog 3 isoform X2, producing MEKGASVFSKTPNLFNKSCWDISQRAPNKILTGNRALDKHFGGGIALGQIIELIGNSGTGKTQMCLQLCLNVQIPKTAGGLEGSALFIDSRQDFHPDRLLGLALDLAKQYKHKVPEFKALEMLKKIHHVRCPNLVQLMATVLSCHRHIADHPDVILIVFNIYLPIMTLLEFYNSRLN from the exons ATGGAAAAAGGTGCATCTGTGTTCAGCAAAACTcctaatttgttcaataaatcCTGCTGGGACATCTCACAACGTGCCCCGAATAAAATCCTAACGGGAAATAGAGCCTTGGACAAGCATTTCGGAGGCGGAATTGCCTTGGGTCAAATCATAGAACTCATTGGCAATTCGGGCACTGGGAAAACTCAAATGTG tttaCAACTGTGCCTGAATGTACAAATACCCAAGACTGCTGGTGGATTGGAAGGAAGTGCTTTGTTCATAGATTCTCGGCAGGATTTTCATCCGGACAGATTGCTAG GTTTAGCTCTGGACCTTGCGAAGCAATATAAGCACAAAGTACCAGAATTCAAGGCCCTCGAAATGTTGAAAAAAATCCACCATGTGAGGTGCCCCAATTTAGTTCAGTTGATGGCCACGGTTCTCAGTTGTCACAGACATATCGCCGATCACCCAGATGTAATATTgattgtatttaatatttacctACCTATTATGACTTTACTAGAATTCTACAATTCTAG ATTAAACTGA
- the LOC108062444 gene encoding serine palmitoyltransferase small subunit A, producing the protein MLNLKHLASHAYRQYELVTCINMLEPWERKLINGFFLFMLALVIFSSFMYLPDYLHTLLQFVTPATWHSSPENAAYVAQKMARS; encoded by the exons ATGTTGAACTTAAAGCACTTGGCCAGCCACGCCTACCGCCAGTACGAGCTGGTGACCTGCATCAACATGCTGGAGCCCTGGGAAAGGAAGCTGATCA ATGGATTCTTTCTGTTTATGCTCGCCCTGGTGATCTTCTCCAGCTTCATGTATCTGCCGGACTATCTGCACACCCTGCTGCAGTTTGTGACGCCAGCCACTTGGCACAGCTCCCCGGAAAATGCAGCCTATGTGGCACAGAAAATGGCACGGAGCTAA
- the ppk31 gene encoding pickpocket protein 11 codes for MHFSRFNGFLLKMILYLVTFYHTLPFFASVSMSLLNSYLSSSVSFNLDTIYLNWNSTFPAITVCEIYNAERIWDLSDSNFGVEHDMHMDDFISEIVFYRGVCSSCEDCSKMRCPANFTVLVDVFRSKCHQLLLNCTYLNELFDCCDQFLPLPTEYGLCYSFNSHQARKVSHVQFTNNRMTGPGHLNFQAAADIQLYVHAPIDVPYQFSEGMIRETVLLGHYKELILNVIEVHNDESVQDLSMEQRRCRYGNEHVPERQGIYEFYSYSGCVVECTVLLQLDNCNCTSHFMATPGQNYLPVCDYRGLICLTRIRDKIMTERKSCECMSSCEEPEYNIIYNSADEDDEASDDVSQIRVALVELPTQRYVRRVTKTILDFLISLGGLVGLFFNTSALRIVEAVVICLRYRKTMVNWVRRFFLGTVKYLQILDQSR; via the exons ATGCATTTTAGCCGCTTCAACGGTTTTTTACTAAAGAT GATTCTCTACTTGGTGACCTTTTATCATACGCTGCCCTTCTTTGCAAGTGTCTCCATGTCTTTGCTCAACAGCTATCTCTCCTCGTCGGTCTCCTTCAATTTGGATACGATATA TTTGAACTGGAACTCTACTTTTCCTGCAATTACTGTGTGTGAAATATACAATGCCGAAAGGATCTGGGATCTGAGTGATTCAAATTTTGGGGTAGAGCACGATATGCACATGGATGACTTTATTTCGGAAATTGTATTCTATCGAGGGGTCTGCAGCAGTTGCGAGGATTGCTCCAAGATGCGATGTCCTGCCAACTTTACGGTGCTCGTGGATGTG TTCCGTTCCAAGTGCCATCAGTTACTGCTGAATTGCACTTATCTAAACGAACTTTTTGACTGTTGCGATCAATTTCTGCCGCTGCCAACGGAATATGGGTTGTGTTACTCCTTCAACTCGCATCAGGCTCGCAAAGTGTCCCATGTCCAGTTCACCAATAACCGGATGACGGGTCCGGGACATCTAAATTTCCAAGCTGCCGCCGATATCCAGCTTTATGTTCATGCTCCCATCGATGTGCCTTACCAGTTTTCCGAGGGCATGATCAGGGAAACTGTGTTACTGGGTCACTACAAGGAGCTGATTCTGAATGTGATAGAGGTGCACAACGACGAGAGTGTCCAGGATTTGAGTATGGAGCAGCGGCGATGTCGCTATGGCAATGAGCATGTGCCGGAAAGGCAGGGAATCTACGAATTCTACAGCTATTCTGGTTGTGTGGTGGAATG cACTGTGCTTCTCCAGCTGGATAACTGTAACTGCACCAGCCATTTTATGGCCACTCCCGGCCAGAACTACCTGCCCGTCTGCGACTACCGCGGGCTGATTTGCCTCACCAGGATCAGGGATAAGATCATGACGGAGCGAAAATCCTGCGAATGCATGAGCTCCTGCGAGGAGCCGGAGTACAACATTATCTACAACTCGGCGGATGA GGATGACGAAGCCTCAGATGATGTCTCCCAAATCCGAGTGGCTCTGGTTGAGTTGCCCACTCAAAGATATGTGCGTCGCGTGACCAAAACTATCCTGGATTTCTTGA TTTCCCTTGGCGGTCTGGTTGGCCTGTTCTTCAACACATCCGCCTTGCGAATCGTAGAGGCCGTTGTTATCTGCCTGCGATATAGAAAAACCATGGTGAATTGGGTTAGACGCTTCTTTCTTGGCACggttaaatatttacagatCTTGGACCAATCGCGGTGA
- the LOC138913322 gene encoding phenoloxidase-activating factor 3-like, translated as MQCKTNVNTKEIHICCPNESVEDDSKSKVVRSESKNLNRYDRRGLRLLNSVTNCGIRRPPPLTVGAGGRTARPGEYPWVALLKYKINDLRPFLCGGSLITERHIPTAAHCIISQPEVVAVRLGEHDLETEKDCYFFNGKKQICLPMIEEYGVEKIRVHPSYVHGQIGFDLAIIQLDRVIDQIWNINPVCLPIDKQSQELAYDQGFFIVGWGATENATFAPQLQEVLVSRTDLDECRQYYNKDEVNDSHICATGTGIKQTCRGDSGGPLFFEHRFKNMYREIQYGVISFGGSYCGQEQNQPGIFASVIDMLPWITQNLQ; from the exons ATGCAGTGCAAAACTAATGTAAATACGAAG GAAATCCATATTTGTTGCCCTAACGAGTCTGTCGAAGACGATTCTAAGAGTAAGGTCGTGCGATCGGAGAGCAAAAATCTGAATCGTTACGATCGACGGGGTCTGAGGTTGCTGAACTCGGTGACAAATTGTGGGATAAGACGTCCTCCTCCCCTGACCGTAGGTGCGGGCGGGAGGACAGCCAGACCCGGTGAATATCCTTGGGTGGCACTGCTCAAGTACAAGATCAACGATCTACGTCCCTTCCTCTGTGGTGGCAGCCTTATTACCGAGAGACACATTCCCACCGCAGCCCACTGCATCATCTCGCAGCCTGAAGt AGTTGCGGTCCGCCTGGGCGAGCACGATCTGGAGACGGAGAAGGACTGTTACTTCTTCAACGGCAAGAAGCAAATTTGCCTTCCAATGATCGAGGAGTACGGCGTGGAGAAGATACGAGTGCATCCCAGCTACGTTCATGGCCAGATCGGTTTCGACTTAGCCATCATCCAGTTAGATCGCGTGATTGACCAAATATGGAATATTAATCCCGTTTGCCTACCCATCGATAAGCAATCCCAGGAACTGGCCTATGACCAAGGCTTCTTCATCGTCGGATGGGGTGCAACTGAGAATGCGACTTTTGCCCCCCAACTCCAAGAGGTCCTGGTCTCGCGGACTGATCTGGATGAGTGTCGGCAATACTACAACAAGGACGAGGTGAATGACAGCCACATCTGCGCCACGGGAACCGGCATCAAGCAGACTTGTCGTGGAGATTCCGGCGGACCACTGTTCTTCGAGCACCGATTCAAGAACATGTACCGAGAGATACAGTACGGCGTTATCTCATTTGGAGGAAGTTACTGTGGCCAGGAGCAGAATCAACCGGGAATCTTCGCCAGCGTCATCGACATGCTTCCTTGGATCACACAGAACCTGCAATAG
- the LOC108061803 gene encoding serine protease grass yields the protein MIFTAILSFAVVVCLLPQLVLSQNSCITPNKAVGTCIRYQECPFVQNIINLYGRNIPRNIHSQIAQMQCRSTTNTQDFHLCCPNEATPQSSSNQESQRKVVRSESGNLNRYDRQGLQLLNSVTNCGNKGNPKVSGGRTAKPGDFPWVALLKYKINADRPFLCGGSLISERHVLTAAHCIISQPEVTAVRLGEHDLDSEEDCHYLGGTTRVCLPPYEEYGVEKIRVHPNYVHGQIGYDIAIIQLNGVVKEKTHIKPVCLPIDPKSQELAYDQSFFIAGWGGTEHGSASAKLQQALVTRKNLDECRQYYNKGEVSQNHICATGSGIKHTCRGDSGGPVFFTHRFKNKYRVVQYGVVSFGNSHCGQNNNQPGVFASVIDMLPWITQNLQ from the exons ATGATATTTACGGCGATTCTAAGCTTCGCAGTGGTCGTGTGCCTCTTGCCGCAGCTGGTTCTCAGTC AGAATAGTTGCATCACTCCGAACAAAGCAGTTGGCACCTGCATAAGGTATCAGGAGTGTCCGTTTGTGCAGAATATTATCAATCTATACGGACGTAATATACCACGGAATATTCATAGCCAAATCGCTCAGATGCAGTGCAGAAGCACTACAAATACTCAA GACTTCCATCTTTGTTGCCCCAATGAAGCCACCCCGCAGTCGTCATCCAACCAGGAGTCCCAGCGAAAGGTTGTGCGATCGGAGAGTGGTAATCTGAACCGGTACGATCGACAGGGTCTGCAGCTGCTGAACTCGGTGACCAACTGCGGCAACAAAGGCAATCCCAAGGTCAGCGGTGGAAGGACAGCCAAGCCAGGAGATTTTCCCTGGGTGGCCCTGCTCAAGTACAAGATCAACGCCGATCGTCCCTTTCTCTGCGGTGGAAGCCTTATCAGTGAGCGCCACGTCCTCACCGCCGCCCACTGCATCATCTCGCAGCCCGAAGT AACTGCAGTTCGCCTGGGTGAGCATGACCTGGATTCGGAGGAGGATTGCCACTATTTGGGCGGCACTACCCGCGTCTGTCTGCCTCCCTACGAGGAGTACGGCGTGGAGAAGATTCGTGTGCATCCCAACTACGTCCATGGCCAGATCGGATACGACATAGCCATCATCCAGCTGAATGGAGTGGTTAAGGAGAAGACTCATATTAAGCCCGTGTGCCTGCCCATCGATCCGAAGTCCCAGGAACTGGCCTATGACCAGAGCTTCTTCATCGCCGGATGGGGCGGAACCGAGCATGGCAGTGCATCCGCCAAGCTGCAACAGGCCCTGGTCACCCGGAAGAATCTGGACGAGTGCCGGCAGTACTACAACAAGGGTGAGGTTAGTCAGAACCACATTTGCGCCACGGGATCCGGAATCAAGCACACCTGCCGCGGAGATTCCGGTGGCCCGGTGTTCTTTACGCATCGATTCAAGAACAAATACCGAGTGGTTCAGTACGGCGTGGTCTCCTTCGGCAACAGTCACTGCGGCCAGAACAACAATCAGCCGGGAGTCTTCGCCAGCGTTATCGACATGCTTCCCTGGATCACCCAGAACCTGCAGTAG